The Nocardia sp. BMG51109 nucleotide sequence CAACCCGATCTGGCTTTCACTCAGATGCCAGGGCGTGTCGGTCAGTGGCAGGGACAGTCCGCTCCACAAGGTGCCGAACGACGCGAACAAGAAGAACGCGATGAACCCGCGGGTGAGGAAGGTGCGCTGCGTGAACAGTCCGCCGAGTGAGGCGATGGTCTGCGTGTATCCCGCGGGCTGGTGGGGGTGTTCGTCTGCTGGCAGTGTGGTGAGGACGAGGACCGCCAGTCCGAGAGACAGCACCGCGAGCAGGGCATAGAAACTGCGCCAGCCCCACAGGTCGGCGAGAGCGCCGGTGACGACCCGTGAGCCCAGGATGCCGATTACGACGCCCGAGGTCACGACACCGATAGTGCGTCCGCGTTGGGCGGGCGCTGAGACCGAGGCGGCGTAGGCCACGGTGGTCTGCACCACGGCCGCGAACAGTCCGGCCGCCGCGAGCCCGGCGAACGCCACCCAGGCAGCCGGTGCCGCGGCGGTCAGGATCATGCCCACCGCGGTGACGGCCAGGTGCCCGGCGATGAGCCGGCGCCGGTCGGTCACCACGTCGCCGAGTGGCACCAGCAGAACCAGCCCGACGAGATAGCCGATCTGGCCGGTCGCGACGATCCACCCGGTCAGCCCCGGCGGCACCCCGAGATCGCGTCCCATCGGCTCCAGGACCGGCTGCGCGCCATAGATACTCGCCACCGCGACACCGCACACCGTCGCGAGCAGCAACCGCCGAACCCCATTCATCGCGCTCCCATCCCCTCAATTGGTGGCAAATTGCAACCAATTGACCGTAGGGCATAATGGTTTCAATCCGCAACTCATTGGGAGGTGTCCATGTCGCATCCCGTCGGTCGCGGTCCGGACGACAAGTGGACCGACCCGAACTGCCCTGTCGCCCGCACGCTCGACCTCGCCGGCGACAAGTGGAGCCTGCTCGTCATCCGCGACGCGATGGACGGGGTGCGCTCGTTCACCGAGTTCCAGCGACGCACCGGCATCGCCCGCAACATCCTGACCGACCGCCTCCACAAACTCATCGCTCACGGACTCCTCACCCAGCGCACCGCGCCCTCGGGCCGCCGCCGGGAATACGTGCTCACCGACGCCGGCCGCGACCTGTTCCCGGTGATAGTCACCCTGCGGCAGTGGGGTGAACGCCACGCCTTCGCTCCCGGAGAGCCCCACTCCACCCTGGTCGACCAGCACGGCACTCCGGTGCCGGAAATCGCGCCGGCCAGCGCCGACGGCATCCTTCTCGACACCGATACCACCCACGTGCAGAAGACCCGGTAGTAGCCGTCAGTCCTCGCGGGTCAGTTCGGCACGCAGCAGATCCAGGCCCATAGGTCCCAGGTCCAGAGCATGGCGGTGGAACCGCTCGAGATCGAACGCAACACCGTCACGGCGCCGGGCCGCGTCCCGCGCCTCCAGCCACACCTTCTCCCCCAGCTTGTCGGCGATGGCCTGACCGGGATGCCCCAGATACCGATCGATCTCGAACTCGACGAACCCCGGCGGGCCCACCCCGCAGTACTCAGCGAGGAACTCCCGGCCCAGCTGCGGCGTCCACCGCCCTCACCGTGTGGAATCCCGTGACACGGCATACCTTTGATGCGGCGGTAGTCGGTACAGATAACGTTCTCATCGTCACCGTGCTCGTGTTCGGCGAAGACTGATCGCAGTCAAGACGGGCGTTGCGCGGTGGCGAGATAGCCGCCCAAACCGACGAAGGCAGCGCCCGACGTTCTATCGATGTAACGGTGAGCGCGGGCCGTCAGGTCGAGGTGGCCGAGCAGGCCGCCCAATACCGTGTAGCCCACGGCGGATACGGCCTCGATGCCGATATAGGCACCAGCCAGGAGGAGCAGCGGGAATCCGCCTGCGGAGGTGGCAGGCAGGAAATGCGGGAGGAATGCCGCGAACAGGAGCATTGCCTTCGGGTTCGTGGCGGCGACGACGACCTCCTGCCGGGTGGCCCGCCATGTTCTGCTCCGGGCACGCAACGCCGACAGGTCTTCGTCGGAACCGTTGTCGCGCATCGAGTGACGCGACCCCCACAACAGGCTCAGCCCCACATAGATCAGGTAGGCGACGCCGATCCACTTGACGACGCCG carries:
- a CDS encoding MFS transporter, translating into MNGVRRLLLATVCGVAVASIYGAQPVLEPMGRDLGVPPGLTGWIVATGQIGYLVGLVLLVPLGDVVTDRRRLIAGHLAVTAVGMILTAAAPAAWVAFAGLAAAGLFAAVVQTTVAYAASVSAPAQRGRTIGVVTSGVVIGILGSRVVTGALADLWGWRSFYALLAVLSLGLAVLVLTTLPADEHPHQPAGYTQTIASLGGLFTQRTFLTRGFIAFFLFASFGTLWSGLSLPLTDTPWHLSESQIGLFGLVGLAGALGAARAGRWADTGRAIPVSGLSLTLLVASWAAIAQLPWSLSLPIVGIVVLDFAVQVVHVSNQHLLTTAYPDRFSTIIGCYMVFYSLGSALGAVATTAMFTAHGWGASSVLGAVFAACGLAVWATGRRLPGDSANLGPEKADIRRQAQKAMD
- a CDS encoding helix-turn-helix domain-containing protein; translation: MSHPVGRGPDDKWTDPNCPVARTLDLAGDKWSLLVIRDAMDGVRSFTEFQRRTGIARNILTDRLHKLIAHGLLTQRTAPSGRRREYVLTDAGRDLFPVIVTLRQWGERHAFAPGEPHSTLVDQHGTPVPEIAPASADGILLDTDTTHVQKTR
- a CDS encoding LysE family translocator, giving the protein MVDWIVFVPAAIVLSLIPGPNQIVSLRNAIRFGTGPATIALAGRFGVFAVMAGAVAVGLGVILTGSAMVFGVVKWIGVAYLIYVGLSLLWGSRHSMRDNGSDEDLSALRARSRTWRATRQEVVVAATNPKAMLLFAAFLPHFLPATSAGGFPLLLLAGAYIGIEAVSAVGYTVLGGLLGHLDLTARAHRYIDRTSGAAFVGLGGYLATAQRPS